One part of the Vicia villosa cultivar HV-30 ecotype Madison, WI linkage group LG6, Vvil1.0, whole genome shotgun sequence genome encodes these proteins:
- the LOC131609822 gene encoding uncharacterized protein LOC131609822: MADPEANNHQEPTFPSKRKPDQEVTHDSPNKTPKITTTLDPDSEVPTTTNSSSDAAPVKESGGDEEDDDNEPENDSDDDDDDDDEEDEEEDDSDGERVVDQKGKGILRDDKGKGKLIEEEDDDDEDDDSDDSDDSDDDSDGNVSGSDSDFSDDPLAEVDLDNILPSRTRRRPAYSGLNISGGAGQ; the protein is encoded by the coding sequence ATGGCTGACCCTGAAGCCAACAACCATCAAGAACCCACATTCCCCTCCAAGCGTAAGCCCGATCAAGAAGTCACTCACGACTCTCCTAACAAAACCCCCAAGATAACAACCACCTTAGACCCCGACTCCGAAGTTCCCACCACCACCAATTCTTCTTCCGACGCCGCTCCCGTCAAAGAATCCGGCGGTGACGAGGAAGACGACGACAATGAACCCGAAAACGACTCTgacgacgatgatgatgatgatgatgaagaagacgaGGAGGAGGATGATTCCGACGGTGAGCGTGTGGTGGACCAGAAGGGGAAAGGGATTTTGCGCGACGACAAGGGAAAAGGGAAAttgattgaagaagaagatgatgatgacgaAGACGATGACAGTGACGATAGtgatgatagtgatgatgattCCGACGGCAATGTGTCCGGTAGCGACAGTGATTTTTCTGATGATCCACTGGCGGAGGTGGATTTGGataacattcttccttcaagGACTCGCCGGCGACCGGCTTACTCTGGGCTGAACATTTCCGGAGGCGCGGGGCAATGA